Below is a genomic region from Microcoleus sp. FACHB-672.
TGAAGCGATTTTCGTGGGAACCGTTCAAGGGTTTTACCAGTTAATTACCAACTTTGGAGACACCGTTGGTCAAATCGCAGGGCCGGTGAAAATTGTCGAGCAAGGCGCTAAAGTTGCCCAATCAGACTCAGCTAACTTGTTTTTGTTTGCGGCAATTATCAGCATTAACCTGGCAGTCATTAATAGTTTGCCCTTGCCGGCACTCGATGGCGGACAATTAGCGTTTCTACTCCTTGAAGCGTTTCGCGGTAAACCACTGCCTACCCACATTCAAGATGGAGTTATGCAGACAGGATTAATGCTGCTCTTAGGTTTAGGAATTTTTCTGATTATCCGCGATACCACTCAATTAGAGGTGATTCAGAGGCTATTCCAATAAACAATCAGTTGGTAATATCCACTTCCCCATCCATGAGCATCACACGTAAATGGTCAGCCACTCAGCAACGGGCGCTCGAAATTTTGATTCGCTTAAAGCGTCTTTATCCAGATGCTAAATGCACACTTAATTATGAGACGCCGGTGCAGTTGTTGGTGGCAACGATCCTCTCCGCACAATGCACAGATGAGCGGGTGAATAAGGTGACACCGGCACTATTTAGCCGGTTTCCTGATGCACCCGCCCTTGCCGGCGCGGATTTAGAAGAACTCGAAACTTTAGTACGTTCCACCGGCTTCTATCGCAACAAGGCCAAAAATATCAAGGGCGCTTGTCGCATGATCGGAGACAAATTTCAAGGTCAAGTGCCGAAGCGGATGGAACTGCTGCTGGAGTTGCCGGGAGTTGCCAGAAAAACCGCCAATGTCGTTTTAGCCCATGCCTACGGCATCAATCAAGGCGTTACGGTGGATACCCACGTCAGCCGCCTCAGCCGCCGGTTAGGCTTGACTGAACACACCGATGCCGTGCGCGTTGAGCGAGATTTAATTCGTCTATTGCCCCAGGAAGATTGGGAAAATTGGTCAATTCGGCTAATTTATCACGGACGCGCCATTTGTAATGCCCGCAAACCATTGTGCGAAGCCTGCGCCCTTGCGGATCTGTGCCCTTGTGCCAATCTCCCCCAACCTTTGATGCCGGCAGATGTGGATGCCGGTGTTGTTGATGCCGGTGTTGGGAGTGCCTGAAGCGTTTGACTTAATATACAAATCTGTTAAGTACATCGATAGCTCTTGGCCGGCTCTAGCTTGATCAGATACAATGGGAAATAGTGTCTTTATTTGGGGATAAGAGAATCGTTCATGGCCAAGAAGAGCATGATTGAGCGGGAAAAGAAACGCCAGCGTCTAGTGGATAAGTACGCTGATAGACGAGAAGAGTTAAAAGAAGAGTTTGCCAATGCCACTACGCCGGCAGCCAAAATAGAAGTTCACCGGCAACTGCAACAGCTGCCGCGTAACAGCGCTCCTACCCGGCTCCGCAATCGTTGCTGGCTCACAGGTCGCTCCAGAGGTTACTATCGTGACTTTGGCTTGTCTCGCCACGTTATTCGAGAAATGGCTCACACAGGATTGCTACCGGGCGTGGTTAAGTCCAGCTGGTAGTCGTTATCGGATTTTGGATTTTAGATTTTGCATGAGAACGCTAAAATCTAAAATCTAAAATCTTACTGTCCGCAGCATCGATTGATTCCCAAACTGTCTAGTAGCAAGTCGCTAACCGCGTTAGCAACGGCAAACTCTCCATAAAAGCTTTTAGAAAAATCAAACGCTTGCATTTCGGTAACGAGAGCGATCACGAGAGAACCCACATCATTCTCGCCTTCCATTCGCTGTCGGACGAAAATCTGGGCAGCTCTCTGGGCGATCTCTTGATTGATCGGCTCTGGGATAAACTGTTCGTCTAGCCATTTATGCAAAGCAGTTTGCAACCATTCGCCTTCCTGCTGAGGATTTTGAACGGGAGGTAACGTGATCGGTGAAATCGGCTCAGACATTAGCTCTAAATGTTGCAGATGTTTCTAACCATCTTAGGTTGACATTGTCTAAGTAAACAACTTGCCACAGTTGGCGATCCTACATAAAATTGTCGGGCAACTGTCTAAACCATTGCCCAGCTTCTCTGATGAAATTTGATATTCCTGCGATTATCCAGGGGTACGCTCAAGGCTACTTCCTAATGGCCAATGATGGGGAAGAGGGTAGCTTGGGGTGGTATTCCAGCCGGCAACGAGCGTTAATTCCCCTAGATGGGCGTTTTCGCTATCCCCGTTCATTGCAACGCTTTCTCAATCAAGAACGCTTTACAGCAGCCATTAACCGCGATTTTCAGGGCGTTATGGCCGGTTGTGCCAACCGAGAAACAACCTGGATTTCCTCAGAACTGCAAGAGATTTACTGGCAATTGTATCAAGCCGGCTGGGCTTATAGTTTTGAAACCTGGCAAGGAGATGAACTAGCCGGTGGTATTTTAGGAATTGCTATCGGGGGCGCTTTTATTGGTGAATCTATGTTTTATAGAATTCCCGAAGGCTCAAAAGTCGCAATGGTTAAATTAGTCGAACACCTGCAAACGCAACAGTTCCTATTATTTGACGCGCAAATGATGAACCCCCATTTAGAACGATTTGGAGCCTATACTGTTAGCGAACAAGAGTATGAACCCCTGCTCAGAAAAGCTGTGCGACGCCAGTGTTCTTTGCAGTAATTTAAACCTGGGGGTTTCCTAAGCAAAGAAAAGCAGAATACCCTCAATGAATAAGAAACTTTCAGAAAATAACTGAGCAAGTTTCCTAATTTACTGCTGCAAAGATTTCCTTAGCCGTTAGTCGTAACTCTGGAAAAATTGAAGACACGAGAAAATCGTCTCCCCGAAATAATTGCTTTTGATATTCATCCTCGACCAAGGTACAAATTGTAATCGTTGGCTGTTTAGGTTTGCCAATGTACTCTCTGCCGCCAACACCCAGATAGTCCACAATCCAATATTCAGGAACCCCTAAAATTGCATAGTCCTCAACCTTTCGGGCGTAATCATTCTGCCAGTTTGTACTGACAACTTCAACCACAAGCTTTATTGAAGCGCCTAATGTAATGATCGGCTCCTGTTTCCATAAAGGTTCATTTACCATCTGAGATTGAGCTAACACAATGACATCAGGCCGAAAAGCTGTCTCTGTTCCTAAAAGCCTGATGAGACATCGATAGGGAATAAAATAAGCAGCATTCTGGCGATCGATCTCCACATTTAGTTTTCGTCCAATCATCGCAGCGACTTGCTCATGTAATCCTGTTGGTTCCATATTAATTAATTCGCCATCAATTAATTCATAGCGCTCATCGTCACCGTATCGCTTAATGAATTCATCGCTGCCAAGAAGTTGTGGGATTGATTGAACCATCTTGTGTTCCTCACTTAGCAACCATCTGCATTAATAACTGCATATAATTCAACACAAATAAATCACCTGTGTTTATCTTTGGTTTAATTTTTAATTAGGCAAATTTAATTAATTTTGCGCTCAGTAACCAGAGTCAAACTCACCCATTCACCCTTATCACTATACCGGCGAATCAAACGCTGACGCAGATTCGGCTGAATTAACCAACCGGCTTCTAAAAAGAACGATTGACGTAACTGCAAAGATTGAGGGCAGGTAGAAGACGCGCCATCAGGTAACATAAGCACTTGCACCGGCACAGAATTTTCTTCAAAAAGGATAATTTGCCCCTCAATTCGACCCGTAGAAGTAATCGTTTGAGTATCTGTGCCGGTGCCAAAACTCAATTGTTGCACCACCCGATCAGCACCGTCTTTTTGTAATTTCAGTGTTGTGGAATAAGTATCGGGCGAACGCCAGTCAGGATAAAGCGTCTGCGCCTCCCCCTGCCATTCTCCCAACAATTGATCTAAAGTTAAGGGAGGGCGTTCGACAACCTCTGTATCCGCCCGCATTTCCCGGATCAACGTCAATTTATTCAGCTTGCCATCCTGGTTAAATAGCTGTACCAAACGCAGCCGGTTGTTATTAGCAATGAAACCTAATTCTGCTCCAAATTCTGCATAGGGTGCTAATTGGATGCTGCCTTGAGAAAATGCTCCATTCTCAAAAAACAGGATATCTCGCCCTAGAGAACTGTACTCCCGCACCATCTCCTGAACATTGGTTTCCTCTAAACCGCCAGAATTAGAAGCAAACCGGCGCAATCTGAGGCGAACTTTTTGGTTATCCTCTAACCCTTCTAAAAAAAGCACACTTGGCGTCATATTCAGCAATTCACCGGCAGGGGAAAGCTGAGTAAATGAACCTTGCCACTCTCCGAGATTTTGTAAAAAATTATTCCATTGAGAAGACATAATTCAAGCTCTTAATTTTGAAGATTAAATTGGACAAAAAAAGATATAAATCTAATTCTAAATTATTTCATGCCGGCCTCAAAAATTCATATTCCATAATGCCGACAACTTTCCCATCTTATTTAGAGATAACAACCTTCTCCACCTCAAACCACCTGATAAATAAAGCTCAGCGTCGCCCAAGCATTCACATCAAAAGCAAACGCATCGCTTGATATTCCAGCCAGTTGAGCACTGCCGGCACTTGCTTGGTGTAAATCTTGCAAAAGTGCTTGCGCCACCGGCAAAGGATCTGACAGCACACCAATAGGCTGAGCATCTCCCCTTGAAGGCATGGCTGCTGCCAACGCCGCACTTGTCCGAGTGAAGGGAGAAGTCGAGCAAATCACCTGCGCTTCCGTCACCCCCCGAGTACCGCGCACAATCCAGACAGACTGAGACGCAGCCGAGGGAATTGTCACGCTTTCTCCTGGGGCGATCGCATTTTGCTGCACACTGGTTTCGGTTTGAGCAACTTCTGTAGTACCAGCAGGTTGGACAGCACAAAGGGCAACGGCTTCGCAAACGCCGCCGGCATAGGCTCGTCCCCGGTGATCTAAACCCAGCAGAATGTAATAAACCGGGCGATCACTGTCATTTCGCAGCCGGTACTGGATGCGACTGCCGGCAGATAAATTTAAAACGCCTAAATCTGCGTCCTGGTGAGCTGCCCGAGCTGTTCTTTTATTGCTTTGCTCCCGCAAGGTTTTGCGTTCAAGCTGCACTCGTTGTTCAGTGCCCTCCACCTGTTCGAGGGTGGCTGTAATGCCCAAACGCGAAGATCCTTCATTTGCGGTTAAGCGCCATAACTTAGCTGCCAGAAGCGTTTGTAGTTGTGGCGTTAACCGGCGCACCGCTGCCTTCACGGCTTCCCCACCTTCGCCGATTGTATTGGGAATTAAATCTTGCGCTAGGGAAAACAAGCCGTAGCTGCCTTGAGCAAGAGTGGGTAAAGCGGCTGTTGGGGTTTGGGCGAGTAAAGTTTCTCGCACGCGCCCAAATAAACAATCAGCCGGCTGTTCACCCGCCACCACCGGCGAGACATGAGAAATCGTGGAAAAAGCGCTCGTTGCATCCACTCGCTCAATTCTGTCTAAACCGGCTTCTAAAGCCACCGTCAAGGTGATATTTCGCGGCAACACCCGGACGGCTTCTTGAACAAACTGTCCCACCTTTAGGGGCGTTGCAGCCAACCCATTCGCTGATAAAAGTTGGGCTTGTGCCGTCAAACCACTGCGAGAGCGAATTTGAAGAAGCGAGGCATTTTCATCGGCTGCCGGTTCCTGGGGAACGATTCTCAGCAGAGAATTTACACCATAAGACTCTAACACCCGTGCCGGCAGCCCCGCCAACCACACCTGAACAGTTTTACCATCATCCCCCACGGATATCACCGCCCCATCAGCCCCAACCGGGGACACCGGCACGGGTAACGTATTCTTTTTGCCCGTTTCGTGGAGAATCTGAGGCTGCTGATCTTTGCCTGCCAGTTGCTTGAGGGTACAGGCAGCCCGTTGCAGGTTGAAGTTTAGCGTGGTTGCCGGTGTTGCCCACCACAAACTTTGGGTAAGGGCGTAAGTAAATAAGCCGGCGCTAAACCCATTCCACTGCATTTCAGCCGCTTGCCGATCAGGTGCGGCTGCTGTCAGAATCACTCCAGGCAACCCAGAGGAGCGTTTTTGAGTAATTCCTTCCCGCAACTGTTGCTGAAAATTCAGTTCCTCAGAGTCGGTTGCATCTGCCATCGGGGTTGGGCGAGAGCGAATTCGCAGATTTCCCTGTAAGCCGGTGCCGGGATAGGTGTAGCTGGTATCGAGCACTGCCAAGACACTTTCTGTCTGTAGTGAGCGTATGAGCAGCAGTAGTGTTTCTTCTAATAAATCATTAACGAGGGTGGTATCGGAGCCAAGGATACCATCCACCGGCACGAGAGAATTTTGGAGTTTCGCGGTTGAATCTTGAGCCGATTCAGACTCACCGCCGGCATGAATGCGACGCCCGTAACCGCTGAAGTGGAAAACCACCACATCATCCGCACCGGCTTGTTCCTTCAGATGGCTGACGAAGGCATTTTCAATATTATTGCGGGTTGCGAGGCTGTCGGTGATTGTCAAAACATCTGCCGGTTGAAAGCCAAAGCGGTGAATGAGCAGTTCTCGTTGCAGATCCACATCCGTCACACAGCCATTGAGAGTGTTGCCACTGCCATACTGGTTAATGCCAACGAGTAGCGCCAACTTCCGCGCGTTTGGCTGTGCTAGGGCTTGATAGTAGCGGTCGCCCATCCGCCCCAGCAATGCTTCACTCATTCCCAACCCTGCCAGCAAGCTGCCGGCTCGTTGCAAAAATTCCCGCCTTTTCAGTCCCATTCGCTCTTCCTTGGCTCTTACTTTTAGTTTAAATTTTCAGGTGGGGCTGTGGTGACATCAATTACACATTTCACGCATTGGGGTGGCGGTTTCGTAAACGTGCGGGAGTGAAGCGAGCAAACTGCTGTGGGGCTTTCCTTTGCAGCTCTCGTCAATCAGCATATCATCATATCCGACACACACTCATAACCCAACAGGAGTTATTTAACTATTTAATTTAAGCCTTCAAAGGTAACAAACTTGCTTTTTATTCTTCACTTTCTCAGTGTTTATCTCCCAATTTGTAATCTCTTATACATAACCATCAAGACATTGCGCGGGCATATTTCTCTTTGTACAGCCTTGATTCCTTGATGAAAGCGTGGTTTGGAGATAAGATAATTGGTGGCATAATTTAGGTTAAGATGTCGGGAGTTGAATTATCTGTGAGCAGCAGAAGTTCATGAATCCAACTTTTACACGTTCAGAGCTTCAAGAAATCGCAAAATATCATAGGTTGCTTTTATGGTCTCTCCCAGGAGCTGTGGTTGCTGACCTTATCCGGTTTTCCTTGGACTATCAATTCATAAATTTACTTATGTATCTGGCAATAGCTGTTTTTCAGCTATTTGCGCTATATAATCTGGCAAGAATCCTCAAGCTTTCGGTTGTGTGGATAGTGTTGCTTAGCATTGGCTTATTCGTACCAACTTTAACTTATGCGATACTACTTCTCTCGCATGAGAGAGCGATGAAAGCGATGAAAGCTGCTGGCGTCAAAGTAGGATTTATGGGGGCTGATCCCAACTCCATCTAAATGCAGCTTTACGGATTCTGATTACAATCATGCAAGAAAACCCAGGGATTGTTCCCAAAGTGCCGGTTAATACAGCGTTGGATCTGACCGACAAAAGGTGAGCTGTGAAATATAAAAGTTATTTGGGAGCATCTCACGTTCCTAAAAAAGGCAACTAAAATTCACAGGGACACAGACTCAAAACACCGTCACAGGTTATCAAAGTCTGCGCCGGCAGACTTGATTTTTGTAGCCGTGCTAGCAGAGCGTTGCGCCAGCAATTTTCCAATCACTTGGTATATTTGTTGTCATCTCATCTCAATTTGGGAAAACTACAAATGAACATCAATATGAGGCTATTTTATGGAACCCGTTCTCAATAAAGGTCAATTGACAACCTGGAAAGACGATAAAGGTTTTGGCTTCATCAAGCCAGAAGATGGCGGTAAAGAAGTTTTCTTACATATCAGTGCGCTGAAGAGAGCAGATCGCCGGCCAAAAGTCGGAGATACGATTTTTTACGAGCGAGTTGCGGAAGCAGACGGGAAGGTACGCGCTACTAAAGCCTCAATTCAAGGTGTTGCAGATCAATCTTTGCAAACCAAGCCGGCATCAAGGAAACAAGGTGTTGCAGATCGACCTTTGCAAACCAAGCCTGCACCAAGGAAACAGGGTTTACTTAAAAGTGTTGTTAGCCTTGGAGCTCTGGCTGTCATTGCGCTTTTTACGACCCTTAGTCCTACTCGTTCTGCCCCTCCAATTAGAACTACCACAACACCTGCTGGTTCTGCCTCTCCAATGAGAGCCGTCATAAACAAAGAATGTGTTATCAAAGGTAATATCTCGATTAGTACCGGCGACAAGCTTTATCACCTTCCGGGTATGGAAGATTACGAAGCAACAAGAATCGATCCAACAAAGGGAGAAAGGTGGTTTTGTACAGAGTCAGAGGCGATCGCAAATGGTTGGCATAAAGCACCGAGGTAGCCGCAGCAGCCCAATACTTTAGCACAGCGGCTGGTGGAAACCTGCTGGTGAGGTTGCCGAGGTTAACTGCCGGCGCTGGCTTTTGCCGTTAAGCATTTATTTGGTAGCAATGGACAAACAAACACGACTAAACCAATTTGTGCGTGATTTGTGTGCATTTATCGAGCGTTACTACTCGGTAGGGGTGCAGTCGGTAAAAGTAGTCGAGATGGAAGGTTGGGTTAAAGGAATTATAGAGGAGCCAACGGGTGATGCTTTGGAGATACAGTCAGATCGCGAGGAGATAACCATCGTTTACGGCGAGAGCCATTGGCACATCGACTACAATGAGCAGTATCAAGATATATATCAGGCTGCAATACAGAGTGTATTTGAAGTGTTGGACGGTAAGTTCCTCACTTTCTCAGCTTGGGCTGGTGAACGCGCCCTAGGTGGAGGATCGCTAAGTAGTGAGACAGAAGATGCCGTGGCAGAGGCGCTGAATCGCTTTAAACGTTACGAAGGGTTCACTGAGCTTGTGATTAAGGTTTGGGGTTGCGAAAGAATATACGAGCGTGCGAAACCGGAGGATGCTTAATACATTACTGCACGGGAATGGATTGAGGCTGCCGTTAAGTTACGTTATGGGTGGGATATATTAGGATTTAGTCTTTGTCAAATTATTTATATCAGTTGAAAGTAATGTCAAAGTTTATTGTCCAAGTTCGCACACGAGATAACTTGCTCGAACTGCTTGCTAAAGAGGAATCTCAGGCATGGAAAATTGCTGAAGATAAAATTCAACGAATTACCCACATTCAAATTGTCAATTTTGAGGGCACACAAATGATAGAGGGAATTTTTGATCGAAGTGCAAGTTGGAGAACAGATGATAACCGACTTGTTTTGAAGTATCAGCAGGGACGGATTGTGAATTGCCAAGTGAAGTTTGATGGGCAAAATCCTGTCCGCTATCTTGAGGAGTAATTACAATAACTGTTTGACGCTGATAAATTAAAA
It encodes:
- the nth gene encoding endonuclease III, producing the protein MSITRKWSATQQRALEILIRLKRLYPDAKCTLNYETPVQLLVATILSAQCTDERVNKVTPALFSRFPDAPALAGADLEELETLVRSTGFYRNKAKNIKGACRMIGDKFQGQVPKRMELLLELPGVARKTANVVLAHAYGINQGVTVDTHVSRLSRRLGLTEHTDAVRVERDLIRLLPQEDWENWSIRLIYHGRAICNARKPLCEACALADLCPCANLPQPLMPADVDAGVVDAGVGSA
- the rpsN gene encoding 30S ribosomal protein S14, coding for MAKKSMIEREKKRQRLVDKYADRREELKEEFANATTPAAKIEVHRQLQQLPRNSAPTRLRNRCWLTGRSRGYYRDFGLSRHVIREMAHTGLLPGVVKSSW
- the aat gene encoding leucyl/phenylalanyl-tRNA--protein transferase → MKFDIPAIIQGYAQGYFLMANDGEEGSLGWYSSRQRALIPLDGRFRYPRSLQRFLNQERFTAAINRDFQGVMAGCANRETTWISSELQEIYWQLYQAGWAYSFETWQGDELAGGILGIAIGGAFIGESMFYRIPEGSKVAMVKLVEHLQTQQFLLFDAQMMNPHLERFGAYTVSEQEYEPLLRKAVRRQCSLQ
- a CDS encoding Uma2 family endonuclease produces the protein MVQSIPQLLGSDEFIKRYGDDERYELIDGELINMEPTGLHEQVAAMIGRKLNVEIDRQNAAYFIPYRCLIRLLGTETAFRPDVIVLAQSQMVNEPLWKQEPIITLGASIKLVVEVVSTNWQNDYARKVEDYAILGVPEYWIVDYLGVGGREYIGKPKQPTITICTLVEDEYQKQLFRGDDFLVSSIFPELRLTAKEIFAAVN
- a CDS encoding DUF3598 family protein, with product MSSQWNNFLQNLGEWQGSFTQLSPAGELLNMTPSVLFLEGLEDNQKVRLRLRRFASNSGGLEETNVQEMVREYSSLGRDILFFENGAFSQGSIQLAPYAEFGAELGFIANNNRLRLVQLFNQDGKLNKLTLIREMRADTEVVERPPLTLDQLLGEWQGEAQTLYPDWRSPDTYSTTLKLQKDGADRVVQQLSFGTGTDTQTITSTGRIEGQIILFEENSVPVQVLMLPDGASSTCPQSLQLRQSFFLEAGWLIQPNLRQRLIRRYSDKGEWVSLTLVTERKIN
- a CDS encoding caspase family protein, translated to MGLKRREFLQRAGSLLAGLGMSEALLGRMGDRYYQALAQPNARKLALLVGINQYGSGNTLNGCVTDVDLQRELLIHRFGFQPADVLTITDSLATRNNIENAFVSHLKEQAGADDVVVFHFSGYGRRIHAGGESESAQDSTAKLQNSLVPVDGILGSDTTLVNDLLEETLLLLIRSLQTESVLAVLDTSYTYPGTGLQGNLRIRSRPTPMADATDSEELNFQQQLREGITQKRSSGLPGVILTAAAPDRQAAEMQWNGFSAGLFTYALTQSLWWATPATTLNFNLQRAACTLKQLAGKDQQPQILHETGKKNTLPVPVSPVGADGAVISVGDDGKTVQVWLAGLPARVLESYGVNSLLRIVPQEPAADENASLLQIRSRSGLTAQAQLLSANGLAATPLKVGQFVQEAVRVLPRNITLTVALEAGLDRIERVDATSAFSTISHVSPVVAGEQPADCLFGRVRETLLAQTPTAALPTLAQGSYGLFSLAQDLIPNTIGEGGEAVKAAVRRLTPQLQTLLAAKLWRLTANEGSSRLGITATLEQVEGTEQRVQLERKTLREQSNKRTARAAHQDADLGVLNLSAGSRIQYRLRNDSDRPVYYILLGLDHRGRAYAGGVCEAVALCAVQPAGTTEVAQTETSVQQNAIAPGESVTIPSAASQSVWIVRGTRGVTEAQVICSTSPFTRTSAALAAAMPSRGDAQPIGVLSDPLPVAQALLQDLHQASAGSAQLAGISSDAFAFDVNAWATLSFIYQVV
- a CDS encoding cold shock domain-containing protein, with the protein product MEPVLNKGQLTTWKDDKGFGFIKPEDGGKEVFLHISALKRADRRPKVGDTIFYERVAEADGKVRATKASIQGVADQSLQTKPASRKQGVADRPLQTKPAPRKQGLLKSVVSLGALAVIALFTTLSPTRSAPPIRTTTTPAGSASPMRAVINKECVIKGNISISTGDKLYHLPGMEDYEATRIDPTKGERWFCTESEAIANGWHKAPR